From the Patescibacteria group bacterium genome, one window contains:
- a CDS encoding S-adenosylmethionine decarboxylase: protein MRKNYTKTYHIIFDAFGVDKKLLRNEKFTLNLLLQLPKLVGMKILSGPHLVRDYDTGHEGLTGFAIIDYSHISLHTFVDTQEIFIDIFSCKPFDYKKVRRYLFKQLKIKSGQVETLEVKYPWEK from the coding sequence ATGAGAAAGAATTATACAAAGACCTATCATATTATTTTTGATGCTTTTGGTGTAGATAAAAAACTCTTAAGGAATGAGAAGTTTACGTTGAATTTATTACTTCAACTCCCAAAATTAGTAGGAATGAAGATTCTCTCTGGGCCACATTTAGTGCGAGACTATGATACTGGGCACGAAGGACTTACTGGATTTGCGATTATAGATTACTCACATATCTCTTTACATACTTTCGTTGATACGCAAGAGATTTTTATAGATATATTTTCCTGCAAACCTTTTGATTATAAGAAAGTACGGCGATATCTTTTTAAGCAATTGAAAATAAAGAGCGGGCAAGTTGAAACATTAGAAGTTAAATACCCCTGGGAGAAATAG
- the speD gene encoding adenosylmethionine decarboxylase has protein sequence MQQTKRVPSWTNPINAIVPKFAYAGTHVVADFWNGKVIEDKKELEQLLLGAAKAANSKPLQISIYKFAPQGITGVVLLAESHIALHTWPEINYIAIDIFTCGMEARPKDALSYFEKHLHPERVEVTEMKRGRQP, from the coding sequence ATGCAGCAGACAAAGAGGGTTCCTTCATGGACCAATCCTATCAATGCAATAGTTCCCAAATTTGCGTATGCTGGCACCCACGTGGTAGCTGATTTTTGGAACGGCAAAGTCATTGAAGACAAGAAAGAACTGGAACAACTCTTGCTGGGAGCGGCAAAAGCTGCAAACAGCAAGCCCTTGCAAATTTCTATTTACAAGTTTGCCCCCCAGGGTATCACGGGGGTTGTTTTGTTGGCAGAGTCGCATATTGCCCTGCATACCTGGCCTGAGATTAACTATATTGCAATAGATATTTTCACCTGTGGCATGGAGGCGCGGCCCAAAGATGCTCTTTCGTACTTTGAAAAGCATTTGCACCCGGAGCGAGTTGAGGTAACAGAAATGAAACGAGGAAGACAACCATGA
- the speE gene encoding polyamine aminopropyltransferase, with protein sequence MKKQKVALVDSVPFDESRVTVAYKVKKVLYSGKSAYQKINVFDLEFYRRALFLDDILQTTQKDEFIYHEMLCQAPLFLHSLPEKVLIIGGADGGALEEVLKHASVQEVWMVEIDRKVVDVSRKYLPSISKNAFQDKRTHLLFEDGKEFVKKHKSFFDVVILDLSDPGGPAEGLISPAFYRNVKQCLRKNGIVSVQSGSLSAQPHLVALIQKRLRSVFRFVEMRCAVVPSYQAGVFTFTLASDFNFSMVSSKTLEKKFKSAKKMDLKYWSPKIAVASAILPRYIKDFLGK encoded by the coding sequence ATGAAGAAGCAAAAAGTTGCACTGGTAGATAGTGTTCCCTTTGACGAATCAAGGGTAACGGTTGCCTACAAGGTAAAAAAGGTACTGTATTCGGGGAAATCTGCATATCAAAAGATTAATGTCTTTGATCTTGAGTTTTATAGAAGAGCGCTATTTTTGGATGATATTTTGCAAACAACGCAAAAAGATGAATTTATCTATCATGAAATGCTTTGCCAAGCACCGCTATTTTTACATTCTTTGCCAGAGAAAGTTTTAATTATCGGCGGAGCCGATGGAGGCGCATTAGAAGAAGTGTTAAAGCATGCATCGGTACAGGAAGTTTGGATGGTAGAGATAGACAGAAAAGTTGTTGATGTATCCCGAAAATATCTTCCCTCTATTTCCAAGAATGCATTTCAAGATAAGCGGACACATCTTCTTTTTGAGGATGGGAAGGAATTCGTAAAAAAGCACAAGAGTTTTTTTGATGTTGTCATTCTCGACCTCTCAGATCCAGGAGGGCCCGCAGAAGGCCTTATCTCCCCAGCGTTTTATAGAAATGTAAAGCAATGCCTGCGAAAGAATGGGATTGTTTCTGTACAGTCTGGTTCTCTTAGCGCCCAGCCACATCTTGTGGCCTTAATCCAAAAGCGTTTGCGCAGCGTTTTTCGCTTTGTAGAAATGCGATGTGCAGTAGTTCCTTCTTACCAAGCAGGAGTGTTTACCTTTACCTTAGCTTCGGACTTTAACTTCTCTATGGTTTCCTCAAAGACCTTAGAAAAGAAGTTTAAAAGCGCAAAAAAGATGGATTTGAAGTATTGGTCTCCAAAGATTGCTGTTGCATCAGCTATTTTACCAAGGTACATAAAAGATTTTTTGGGAAAATAG
- a CDS encoding RNA polymerase sigma factor: MEEINQYFSQVYDQYVKRIYRFIYLKVSLTETAEDLSSEVFLRLYRHIQKNNPIIENPQAFLYQIARNVVADHYRSKKVSLVSIERTTIEIEDISEKTREQGEISLEMDRIRQAIAQLQDDYQDLIIWRYIDELTVPEIAQITGKTEKNVRVGVHRAIKALKGKVAA, translated from the coding sequence ATGGAGGAAATCAATCAATATTTCAGCCAGGTATACGACCAATACGTCAAGCGCATCTACCGGTTCATCTACCTTAAGGTCAGTTTAACGGAGACGGCAGAAGACCTGTCGTCTGAGGTGTTTTTGCGTCTGTACCGGCATATTCAAAAGAACAATCCCATCATTGAAAACCCCCAGGCCTTTCTCTACCAAATAGCAAGAAATGTGGTGGCAGACCACTACCGGAGCAAAAAAGTCTCTTTAGTGTCTATTGAGAGGACCACCATTGAGATTGAGGATATTAGCGAGAAAACAAGGGAACAGGGCGAGATAAGCTTGGAAATGGACCGGATAAGGCAGGCCATAGCCCAGCTGCAAGACGACTACCAAGACCTTATTATCTGGCGGTACATAGACGAGCTCACCGTACCCGAAATAGCCCAAATTACCGGCAAGACCGAAAAGAATGTGAGAGTAGGAGTCCACAGGGCTATTAAAGCCCTTAAGGGCAAAGTAGCTGCTTAA
- a CDS encoding lamin tail domain-containing protein, translated as MEKGSLLFIGISLVLGLSLFFLAFAQYEETFALSEKDIKDALILSKKDTTLILGVAQSETSKLVPNGRIFAYSSRGQAALTLFRSSSRKAVLDFLPGFAATETVKVVIKAASSFQKLSTVTAKEVLEEIEKQTVQKAVETGVNWLFQNKIKIGSGSITKTYRNYEGVQTEAIFQYVVAYESIDSESAKAMVEFYSPDFVDAPEAKSSISGFIGFVGDSPHSGTVDPFVIHLETQVTKSALGWVVDSSARTKITVEFPDEVPRLELTKELPYPIEEQKINLLNKLTAIKKVFDTLGNAGIEIFNILSKGVGMVQGTAEDFFSFISKVISLGGAGLVDPAVESQLNEIKEELDVKENQAQLSLTKDEGDEPFLQPQSEVNQVELSETKEDLKLQENQEGEEKLSLVKEICVINPLKSPVFGGVILSEIAWMGTVASANDEWIRLQNVSHLQNISNVSVNLQGWQLIDKNGDIEVIFEQDHLISSRGAFLLERTDDTSLPSVSADFIYTGVLNNTNEALYLFDSNCVLRDKVEASPNWPGGDNDIKQPMVRLSDLSWEQAKLDLVKDEEVQERVFAGCLDGQININAVNNDLLQEIVQIGDVTAEQIIEARVLQAFYTIDELERISGIAERTVAKIKEQGWACAADAKDVSFRSFQKPVSYGGGGGGSSGSQSSQENQSEEAQLCSQANIGSPSNTPVIINEIAWMGTTNSANDEWIELKNVSEEEVTLEGWQLLDASGQIEVIFTNQDIIAASGFYILERTDDTTLLGITADTIYVGSLGNSDESLRLFDNTCTLIDEIIADPDWPGGDNDTKYTLERAEDLSWQTHYGEDNSGTPGAENSTAPEDPPTPVVLPQTVVINEVAWMGTIASANEEWLELYNTTAADVDLIGWKLQAEDSAPTIELIGTIAANSYFLLERTDDTTISDIAADQIYTGALENEGEILKLYDAENNLIDIVDASAGWIAGDNAVKQSMERIDAAKGGSDPPNWANNNLITHNGEDSDGGYVNSTPRAQNSVSYSSTTIINTAFLRFNEFEEVTLAFLGSPYEMLGNIEVPPGKTLIVEPGVTIRLKALKSHVIIHGTLQAVGSEDNVITFIDGADGNFGNWCGFSFSSTSTNSQLEYVKVEQSASVTPTCGTLGGKTYALFVDGTDIIMKNSVINKGSSDHKLSLRNSNSTIDSLTITGDTTKTAFAAGIYIEGGSPSITNSTIKDSAIGIFVENNVSDPASLPTITNNTLTDNTYAIILAGADAVVSGNTATGNTYNGIWVKDAISTANAVWEADTIPYIVNQLEIEAGKTLTIQSGVVVKFLAAPLSNTEFIVHGTLLVQGTAANQVVFTRIGDDTVGGDTNGEGLSSTVYWKRMRFTSTSTGSVLNHTVLKYGGHAAVKYIGETEGDGALHVQGEVDLQNVTVQDSPRVGLYSSGIITGSGITLVDNAYGLNLVMAECPVLTNVTISGSGEDFYPGSLECQF; from the coding sequence GAAGAAATAGAAAAACAGACGGTTCAAAAAGCGGTAGAAACTGGAGTCAATTGGCTTTTTCAAAATAAGATAAAGATCGGGAGTGGGAGTATAACAAAAACGTACCGTAACTATGAAGGCGTTCAGACAGAAGCAATTTTCCAGTACGTAGTGGCTTATGAGAGTATTGATTCAGAGAGCGCTAAGGCGATGGTGGAGTTTTATTCTCCAGATTTCGTTGATGCCCCAGAGGCAAAGAGTTCCATTTCGGGTTTTATCGGATTTGTCGGTGATTCGCCTCACAGTGGCACCGTAGATCCTTTTGTGATCCATCTAGAGACTCAAGTTACAAAATCCGCCTTAGGCTGGGTAGTCGATTCGTCTGCTCGAACAAAAATCACGGTCGAGTTTCCCGATGAGGTGCCGAGGTTGGAGCTGACAAAGGAATTGCCCTACCCAATAGAAGAACAAAAGATTAATCTCCTCAATAAGCTTACTGCGATAAAGAAAGTTTTTGATACACTTGGAAATGCTGGAATTGAGATATTTAACATTCTTAGCAAGGGGGTGGGAATGGTACAAGGAACTGCCGAGGATTTTTTTTCCTTTATATCCAAGGTAATCTCTCTTGGTGGCGCCGGTTTAGTAGACCCTGCTGTTGAATCTCAACTTAACGAGATTAAGGAAGAGTTAGATGTAAAAGAGAATCAAGCGCAACTTAGTTTAACTAAGGATGAGGGCGATGAGCCTTTCCTTCAACCCCAATCTGAAGTTAACCAAGTAGAATTAAGCGAGACTAAGGAGGATTTGAAACTACAGGAAAACCAGGAGGGTGAGGAGAAACTTAGTCTCGTGAAGGAGATATGCGTCATTAATCCTCTGAAATCTCCTGTTTTTGGCGGTGTAATTTTAAGCGAGATCGCTTGGATGGGTACTGTTGCCTCGGCAAATGATGAGTGGATTAGATTGCAAAATGTTTCCCATCTGCAGAATATCTCAAATGTGTCGGTAAACCTGCAAGGGTGGCAGCTCATTGATAAAAATGGGGATATTGAGGTGATTTTTGAACAGGACCACCTTATTTCTTCACGGGGAGCATTTCTTTTGGAGCGTACCGATGATACCTCGTTGCCGAGTGTTTCAGCAGACTTCATTTACACAGGGGTTCTCAATAATACAAATGAGGCATTGTATCTTTTTGACAGCAACTGTGTGTTGCGAGACAAGGTGGAAGCTAGTCCTAACTGGCCAGGGGGCGATAATGATATCAAGCAACCTATGGTGCGTCTTTCAGATTTAAGCTGGGAGCAGGCAAAACTTGATTTAGTCAAGGATGAAGAGGTGCAAGAAAGGGTGTTTGCAGGATGCCTTGATGGACAAATAAATATTAACGCGGTAAATAACGACTTGCTGCAAGAGATTGTTCAGATTGGAGACGTCACAGCAGAACAAATTATTGAGGCGCGTGTTTTGCAGGCCTTTTATACGATAGACGAGCTTGAGAGAATTTCAGGAATTGCAGAGAGAACCGTTGCAAAAATTAAAGAGCAAGGGTGGGCCTGCGCAGCAGACGCGAAGGATGTCAGCTTTAGGTCCTTTCAAAAGCCAGTTTCATACGGAGGAGGGGGAGGTGGCTCTTCAGGCTCTCAATCTTCGCAGGAGAATCAAAGCGAAGAAGCGCAACTTTGTTCTCAAGCAAATATAGGTAGTCCCAGCAATACTCCCGTTATCATCAACGAGATAGCTTGGATGGGCACTACAAATTCTGCAAATGACGAGTGGATAGAATTAAAGAATGTTAGTGAAGAAGAGGTTACACTTGAAGGATGGCAATTACTTGATGCCAGCGGTCAGATTGAAGTTATTTTTACAAACCAGGATATCATTGCTGCATCTGGCTTTTATATTCTGGAGCGCACAGACGATACTACTCTTTTGGGTATCACAGCAGATACTATCTATGTGGGAAGTTTGGGTAATAGCGACGAATCTTTAAGACTTTTTGATAATACCTGTACTCTTATCGATGAGATTATAGCTGATCCGGATTGGCCAGGGGGTGATAACGATACGAAATATACTCTTGAAAGAGCAGAAGATTTATCCTGGCAGACCCATTATGGAGAGGATAATAGCGGGACCCCGGGTGCAGAGAATAGTACGGCTCCAGAGGATCCACCGACGCCCGTTGTCTTGCCCCAAACCGTGGTTATAAATGAGGTAGCTTGGATGGGAACAATAGCTTCTGCAAACGAGGAGTGGTTAGAACTTTACAATACCACGGCTGCAGATGTTGATCTCATTGGGTGGAAACTGCAAGCAGAAGATAGTGCCCCAACCATTGAGTTGATAGGTACTATTGCAGCGAATAGTTACTTTTTGTTAGAGCGGACTGATGATACTACAATTTCTGACATCGCTGCAGACCAGATATATACAGGTGCTCTAGAAAATGAGGGAGAAATTTTGAAACTCTATGATGCAGAAAATAATCTTATTGATATTGTTGATGCGTCCGCTGGCTGGATTGCAGGAGATAATGCAGTAAAACAGAGTATGGAGCGCATAGATGCGGCAAAAGGGGGGTCTGACCCCCCTAACTGGGCAAATAACAATCTTATTACACATAACGGAGAAGATTCAGATGGGGGATATGTGAATAGCACTCCACGAGCGCAAAACAGTGTTTCTTATTCTTCTACAACAATAATTAACACTGCGTTTCTCCGCTTTAACGAATTTGAAGAAGTCACCCTTGCTTTTCTGGGAAGTCCCTACGAAATGCTAGGGAATATTGAAGTGCCCCCTGGCAAGACATTGATTGTGGAACCAGGGGTCACTATTCGCTTGAAAGCTCTAAAGTCCCACGTGATTATTCATGGTACGCTGCAGGCTGTGGGCAGTGAAGATAACGTTATTACCTTTATTGACGGCGCTGACGGAAATTTTGGGAATTGGTGCGGCTTTTCCTTTTCTTCTACCAGCACTAACTCTCAGTTGGAATACGTGAAGGTAGAACAATCAGCGAGCGTTACACCCACCTGCGGCACATTAGGAGGAAAGACCTATGCTTTGTTTGTGGATGGGACTGACATCATCATGAAGAATTCTGTCATTAATAAAGGTAGTTCTGATCACAAACTCTCTCTTAGAAACTCAAATTCCACTATTGATTCTCTGACGATTACAGGTGATACAACCAAGACAGCGTTCGCTGCAGGAATATACATAGAAGGAGGAAGTCCGAGCATAACCAACTCTACGATTAAAGATAGCGCCATTGGTATATTTGTGGAGAATAATGTGTCGGACCCTGCAAGCTTGCCTACTATTACTAATAATACCCTAACGGATAATACCTATGCTATTATTCTGGCGGGAGCCGATGCTGTGGTTTCTGGCAATACGGCAACCGGCAATACGTATAACGGTATTTGGGTAAAAGATGCCATATCAACTGCAAACGCCGTCTGGGAAGCAGACACCATTCCCTACATTGTAAACCAGCTGGAAATAGAAGCAGGAAAAACCCTAACGATACAATCTGGTGTTGTTGTAAAGTTTCTTGCCGCACCCCTAAGTAATACGGAATTTATCGTACACGGCACCCTATTAGTTCAAGGCACCGCAGCAAACCAGGTGGTATTTACAAGAATTGGGGATGACACAGTAGGAGGAGATACAAACGGAGAAGGGCTTTCTTCTACCGTATACTGGAAAAGAATGCGCTTTACTTCAACAAGCACTGGTTCTGTTTTGAATCATACGGTTTTGAAATATGGGGGGCATGCGGCTGTGAAATATATAGGGGAGACAGAAGGAGATGGTGCTTTGCATGTACAAGGGGAGGTTGATTTGCAGAATGTGACTGTGCAAGATAGCCCTAGGGTTGGCTTGTATTCTTCAGGTATAATAACGGGGTCTGGTATAACGCTTGTAGATAATGCATATGGCCTTAACCTTGTAATGGCAGAGTGCCCGGTGCTTACCAATGTAACCATTTCTGGTTCTGGAGAAGATTTCTACCCTGGTTCTTTGGAGTGCCAATTTTGA
- the speE gene encoding polyamine aminopropyltransferase, with protein sequence MKKISVFGNTWALEGFLPGEKKIFLAGFAIKTKIYTGKSKYQSIDIFDTKGYGRMFFLDGLVQLSTKDEAVYHEMLVHPALMHHPSPQRVLIIGGGDGGALREVLKHPVKEAFLVEIDEEVIYVAKKYLPTLCRSAFGDKRSKIVVADGIEFVAKHKNYFDCIILDSNDPDGVMAAKLFEEKFLRAVKNALRKDGIFSAQTGYISDTFGLKARATMRKVFYSFELHRAFVGSFPRDEHSFPVASLKMDLAKTTEKVLEKRYKERRISTSYYSPVMHFASGVFPPLLK encoded by the coding sequence ATGAAGAAGATCTCAGTTTTTGGGAATACTTGGGCACTGGAAGGATTCCTTCCTGGAGAGAAAAAGATATTTCTTGCGGGTTTTGCAATAAAAACAAAGATATATACGGGAAAGAGTAAGTATCAAAGTATAGATATTTTTGATACAAAAGGATATGGTAGAATGTTTTTCCTTGATGGGTTAGTACAGCTCTCCACAAAAGATGAGGCGGTGTATCATGAAATGCTGGTACATCCCGCCTTGATGCATCATCCTTCCCCGCAGCGAGTTCTCATTATCGGTGGGGGAGATGGAGGAGCACTGCGTGAAGTACTAAAGCATCCTGTTAAGGAAGCGTTTTTAGTTGAAATTGATGAAGAAGTGATTTACGTCGCAAAAAAGTATCTTCCCACGCTGTGCCGTTCGGCCTTTGGAGACAAGAGAAGTAAGATTGTGGTGGCAGATGGAATTGAGTTTGTTGCGAAGCATAAAAACTATTTTGATTGTATAATTCTTGATTCCAACGATCCGGACGGAGTTATGGCAGCAAAACTTTTTGAAGAGAAGTTTTTGCGCGCCGTAAAAAATGCGCTTAGAAAAGATGGTATTTTTTCCGCACAGACTGGGTATATTTCTGATACCTTTGGCTTGAAAGCACGAGCTACCATGAGAAAGGTATTTTACTCCTTTGAATTGCACCGCGCCTTTGTCGGGAGTTTTCCGCGAGATGAACACTCTTTTCCTGTCGCGTCTTTAAAAATGGATCTTGCAAAGACGACAGAGAAAGTTCTTGAAAAAAGATATAAAGAAAGGAGGATCTCTACCTCATACTATTCTCCAGTCATGCATTTTGCTTCGGGTGTTTTTCCTCCTTTATTAAAGTAA
- the murB gene encoding UDP-N-acetylmuramate dehydrogenase, producing MRHIYMDASILKLLPRTRRNVPLASYTTFKIGGRARYFFIAQKTKDIVDAVEAAKSLQVPFFVLAGGSNVLLADKGFSGLVIYIQNTTYKIQGTKLYAEAGVDFPVIVKETGKKGLAGLEWAGGLPGSVGGAVRGNAGAFGGEVKDNILSVVALDTKGNVKVLSRKQCRFSYRDSMFKEKNWIVFSATFQLKKGNKKEIQSAAQDHIQYRKERHPLEYPNAGSIFKNCDFKKFSRKLKKELQHVVKVDPFPVVPTAYLISEAGLKGLRVGKAEVSRKHPNYMVNLGGASSKDVLRLIEKVKKSIKKKFSVSLEQEVQYIS from the coding sequence ATGAGACATATATATATGGATGCGAGTATCTTAAAACTTCTCCCGAGGACAAGAAGAAATGTTCCTCTTGCTTCCTACACCACGTTTAAGATTGGGGGGCGAGCCCGCTATTTTTTTATTGCACAAAAGACGAAAGATATTGTTGATGCGGTAGAGGCAGCAAAAAGCTTACAGGTGCCGTTTTTTGTTTTGGCAGGGGGGAGCAACGTGTTGCTTGCAGACAAGGGATTTTCTGGTCTAGTAATTTATATACAAAATACAACATACAAGATACAAGGCACAAAACTCTATGCTGAGGCCGGAGTAGATTTTCCTGTGATTGTAAAAGAGACAGGAAAGAAAGGATTGGCGGGGTTGGAATGGGCAGGTGGGCTGCCAGGTTCTGTTGGTGGAGCCGTGAGAGGAAACGCAGGAGCCTTTGGAGGCGAAGTCAAAGACAATATTCTTTCGGTTGTGGCGTTAGATACGAAGGGAAATGTGAAAGTGCTTTCTAGAAAGCAGTGCAGGTTTTCTTACCGAGACTCTATGTTTAAAGAAAAGAACTGGATTGTGTTTTCTGCAACCTTTCAGCTAAAAAAGGGAAACAAGAAAGAGATTCAATCAGCAGCACAAGACCATATACAGTACCGAAAGGAGCGACACCCCCTAGAATATCCTAATGCGGGAAGCATTTTTAAGAACTGCGACTTTAAAAAGTTTTCAAGGAAGCTTAAAAAAGAATTGCAACATGTGGTAAAAGTGGATCCTTTTCCCGTTGTTCCCACCGCATATCTTATTTCTGAGGCCGGATTGAAAGGATTGCGCGTTGGAAAGGCAGAAGTTTCCAGAAAACATCCAAACTATATGGTAAACTTGGGGGGAGCTTCTTCGAAAGATGTGTTGCGCTTGATAGAAAAGGTAAAGAAAAGTATTAAAAAGAAATTTTCCGTGTCGTTAGAACAAGAAGTGCAGTATATTTCATGA
- the speE gene encoding polyamine aminopropyltransferase: protein MRMKLLGKQWMFEEFIPGELKSAFTAFSVDREILETKTPYQKISIIENIEFGRMLFLNDLVQVAEMGDAAYHEMLVHPGLLTHPKPQKVLIIGGGDGGTLREVLKHPVREVLLAEIDKEVINVSKQYLPSISQNAFEDRRTKVFIEDGMETLKRYRNEFDCVILDSNDPDGSMAHELFTYNCFKLVKQALKPNGIFIAQTGYLSDKFGKQARKEMKKVFPFVWFHRAFVPYILEDEHTFSFASSQKKYKEITLSALKKRYERRSLVTSYYSPEMHLASAVLPKYLQEST from the coding sequence ATGAGGATGAAACTCCTTGGAAAACAGTGGATGTTTGAGGAGTTCATTCCAGGAGAACTGAAAAGTGCCTTTACGGCATTTTCTGTTGATCGAGAAATTCTGGAAACAAAGACGCCATACCAGAAGATTTCTATTATTGAGAATATTGAATTTGGGAGAATGCTGTTTCTTAATGACCTTGTGCAGGTCGCAGAAATGGGCGATGCAGCATACCATGAAATGCTTGTTCACCCAGGGCTTTTAACGCACCCAAAACCACAGAAAGTGCTAATCATTGGCGGCGGTGATGGGGGTACGCTGAGAGAAGTTTTAAAACACCCCGTGCGGGAGGTTTTGCTGGCGGAGATTGATAAAGAAGTAATCAATGTTTCAAAACAATATCTTCCTTCTATATCACAAAATGCCTTTGAAGATCGCCGGACCAAGGTTTTTATTGAAGATGGTATGGAGACCCTAAAAAGGTATCGTAATGAGTTTGATTGCGTTATTCTTGATTCCAATGATCCCGATGGCTCAATGGCCCATGAGCTATTTACGTATAATTGTTTTAAACTAGTAAAACAAGCATTAAAACCAAACGGTATTTTCATAGCGCAGACAGGATATCTTTCAGATAAGTTTGGAAAACAAGCAAGAAAAGAAATGAAGAAAGTTTTTCCTTTTGTATGGTTTCACAGGGCTTTTGTGCCGTATATTCTTGAAGACGAGCATACATTTTCTTTTGCAAGCTCGCAAAAAAAATATAAAGAGATAACACTTTCAGCGCTCAAGAAGCGTTACGAAAGGCGGAGTCTTGTGACTTCGTATTATTCTCCAGAAATGCACCTGGCATCCGCCGTCTTGCCTAAGTATCTTCAGGAAAGCACTTAG
- a CDS encoding arginase family protein → MKFLNSPYNFKEANVVFFGVPIGKRFYDAAKALRNTPVYMEDFDIASKKELLEGIKVVDVGDLKPKKTEDITQYTRSIIENNKIPVAIAGDHPSLFTIPAFPEGIKVISFDAHCDLKDEYKDDNIVDLSTLWNGKFDARVNGATWLRRLSETMDPKNILLIGVRSCDAEELKFIEESGITYITVGDIQENREAAQKKIQEFSEGSKVYITLDVDVFDPSIAPAVHQPEPDGIYFLEFKSLLRAISGNIVGLDVCCLKPIKGNQITEFLATRALFEILSLVKKRV, encoded by the coding sequence ATGAAGTTTTTGAATTCACCATATAATTTCAAAGAGGCAAATGTTGTTTTTTTTGGCGTACCTATTGGAAAGCGATTTTACGATGCCGCAAAAGCGTTGCGCAACACCCCTGTGTATATGGAGGATTTTGATATTGCAAGCAAGAAGGAATTGCTTGAAGGCATAAAAGTTGTAGATGTTGGGGATTTAAAGCCCAAAAAAACAGAGGATATCACGCAATATACTCGCTCCATTATAGAGAATAACAAAATACCAGTTGCGATTGCAGGAGATCACCCATCGCTTTTTACTATTCCCGCTTTCCCGGAAGGCATTAAAGTTATAAGCTTTGATGCCCATTGCGATTTAAAAGACGAGTATAAAGATGACAATATTGTAGACTTAAGCACTCTATGGAATGGCAAATTTGATGCGAGAGTGAATGGAGCAACGTGGTTGCGCAGATTAAGCGAAACCATGGATCCAAAGAATATTTTGCTGATTGGGGTAAGGTCTTGCGATGCAGAAGAACTTAAGTTTATTGAGGAGAGCGGTATTACATACATTACAGTAGGGGATATTCAAGAAAATAGAGAAGCAGCGCAAAAGAAAATCCAGGAATTCTCTGAAGGCTCAAAGGTATATATTACTCTTGATGTGGATGTTTTTGACCCAAGTATTGCCCCCGCAGTTCATCAGCCAGAACCAGACGGGATATATTTTTTGGAGTTTAAGAGCTTACTGCGCGCTATCTCAGGCAATATTGTGGGTCTTGATGTCTGCTGCTTAAAACCGATAAAGGGAAACCAGATAACGGAATTTCTTGCTACAAGAGCGTTGTTTGAGATATTAAGCTTGGTTAAAAAAAGAGTATGA